The Candidatus Hydrogenedentota bacterium DNA window TGCCCGCGAAGACCGGGGCGGCTACGAAGCGCGCAAGCTGGTGTTCAACGTGTCCGCGTTCTGCCGCATCCCGGCGTATCTGCTCGTGCCGAAGGGGGAGGGGCCGTTCCCGGCGATTGTCGCGCTGCATGATCACGGCGCGCATTTCTCCATTGGCAAGGAGAAGGCCGTCCGCCCGTTCGGCGTGCCGCGCGACGTACTGCGCGACGCGGAGCAATGGGTGGCAGCGTGCTACGGTGGCCGCTGGATCGGGGATGAACTGGCGCAGCGCGGCTATGTCGTTTTCGCCGCGGACGCGCTGTTCTGGGGCGAACGGGGCCGCCGCGAAGGCGTCGCCTACGAAGAACAGCAGACGCTGTCCGCGAACCTGCTGCAACTCGGCATGACGTGGCCCGGCGTGATTACGTGGGACGACATCCGCAGTGTCGCGTTCGTGGCGTCGCTGCCCGAAGTGGACCCTGCGCGCATCGGCGCGGCGGGCCTTTCGATGGGGTGTCACCGCACGTGGATGCTCTGCGCCGCCACGGACCGCGTGGCCGCGGGCGCGGCCATCTGCTGGATGGGCACGACGGAAGCGCTCATGGCGCCCGGCAACAACCAGACCAAGGGCCAATCCGCCTTTTCAATGCTCGTGCCGAACCTGCGCAACTTCCTCGACTACCCCGACGTCGCGGCGATTGCGTGTCCCAAGCCGATGCTGTTCTACAACGGCGCTGAAGATTCCTTGTTCCCCGTGCCGGGCGTCGAAGCCGC harbors:
- a CDS encoding dienelactone hydrolase family protein, which translates into the protein MTPELRTVLDRVAPPAASGEAEAGAEYPDYGVERGLPSFAARQAARMHFALAYDPDGGVPFDTWRERARAKVLECLLEPPPEAPFDPVVVAREDRGGYEARKLVFNVSAFCRIPAYLLVPKGEGPFPAIVALHDHGAHFSIGKEKAVRPFGVPRDVLRDAEQWVAACYGGRWIGDELAQRGYVVFAADALFWGERGRREGVAYEEQQTLSANLLQLGMTWPGVITWDDIRSVAFVASLPEVDPARIGAAGLSMGCHRTWMLCAATDRVAAGAAICWMGTTEALMAPGNNQTKGQSAFSMLVPNLRNFLDYPDVAAIACPKPMLFYNGAEDSLFPVPGVEAA